The Mauremys reevesii isolate NIE-2019 linkage group 1, ASM1616193v1, whole genome shotgun sequence genome segment caaactgtcctggcctgcTAGGGTGCTTGCtctggcaagctgcgtgccagaggttgccatcCCCTGtattatacacacatacatacatacaccgAGTGCTATATCTTTGATGGACAGTGATGTTGCATACCAATACATTCACCAGAGAGGGGAGCCTGCACTGGAAAAAATCAAGCTGCACATAAAAACTAGCTGAACAAGTGATACAGCAGCATCACTTCATGCAGCATGATGTGTTAAAACTGAAGGGATGAGAACTGCTCCTTGCCATGCATGAGCTATGAAGTCTGAAGATAATATTTCTAACTACAATTAGAGCTTCAGAACCTTTTGCTGGCAGCTGCTGTCTCACGGAGACGTGACATTGTCCCTGATGTGGTCAGTGGTGAGAGAAGAAATGATATTTGAGACTTGTGCATCTGTGATGCTAGCTTAACCACGAGAAGAAAATTTCTGCTGCTTGACTCTCTAATTACATGGACCATAATCTCCTCCCTGTAACTTGAATGGAATTTAATAAGTTGATTTTGTCCTTACAAAGTCCTAAATAGCTTGGGATCCAGGTACCTCAGAGACTACCTTTCTGTGTGGATATCACTGCTGTTGTGGTCAGCACAGACAGTTGAGCTAACAGTTCTTTGGGCTGCAAAGTGTGGGTTTGGAGAGGGTGTGGCTGGTAGGGCAATCTCCATGAAAGGTCTTCAACTCAAATTCATTGTCTATCAAAGCCAAAATTTGTTGACCTTCAGGGCATGTCACAAAGATCCATCTGATTTTTGTTGGTCTTTGGTAAGAGTGTGGGATGAGGGATGGGAGGTTGGATGAAGAGAATGGCTATCAGACACCTTGATGGAAGGAGATGACATAGTATCATTATATTTTATCCTCTGATCTTATGCATTCAACATTTCTGTAAATAACACCTGGAGCTAGGGATAGGTACTCTGCGAATGAATAAATAACAACAAACCTACAATGTTTTGCTGCTTGTTGTCACAGTGGTTTCTGCTGAGGAAGGCAGAGCTCATCAGCCAAAGTATTCCAGGCTCCATTTTGTGTGTCCGGTGTATTATATGGCACCATAAACTTCTCATCCTAATTCCCTCAAACCCCAGGTTTACCCTCCAGACTCCAATTTCTATAGATTGCTGATGAACATGGCAATACCAGCTGGAACTTACCCAGCAAATTCTGGCGCTGGAGATTGAGCATGTACTGATGAGACAGCATTTCCCTCAGAGGTTTGCTGTCATAAACTCTCATGATGCTGTAGAGGTAGCATTTCTGGCCTCGCTTCAGGTCCTGTAAGAGCAAGGCAGCACATGTCAATTTAAGTGTTAGGACTAAATTTACATCTGATTCTAAACTGCTTTCAAACTGTAATGAGGGGATTCAAGTCCACTGTTCTATTGCAGGgggattttattaaataaagcaGAAATTAAACCTGAGGAAGAAACCTTTATAGACAAGTTTTAATTGCAACTTCTTTAACTATTTATATACACTCAGAAACTAAGCTACAAGAATGGATAGCACCCTCTAAGATGTCACCTTTGCTCCTAAAGGgacatttttgtttaatttaactAAAAGAGTTAAGTAAGACCCCAGGGCTGTAAGTGAAATACCAAGAAAGCTAAACTAGGCCTGCTATCAGTCTGTTACCTTCAGTAAGTAGGTATCCTGAGCAGATGGAGGAACTTGTATGCATGAAACTTTTGGAGAATGACGGGGACCAGGATTCCTCTTCCAATTTTCACCCATCCTTACCCAGCCTCTCAAAAGACAGGTTCGCAAAACATGAGACAAAAACAAACTTTATATCAATAATTATTCATGATCTTTCAAATATCCAGTACAACTCCTTGGAGGGGAGGAACAAAACCAGAACTAAATTACCAGACCCACATGGAATGGGCTCTGGTTGGAGGCCCTGGAAAGAAGCATAAAGAAGAACTGGATCACTGTGCCCACCTGGAATGAACTCTGGGTCCAGCCCTGTGGAAGAGAAGAACCAAAACCAGagttctgtctgtcttgtctttttCTTGTGCAAATGCTTTGCTCTCATAACTGTGAATTGTAAATTGTCACCTTTCAAACTGGACTTTGGAAACCACACAGACCTCACACTCCGTAATGCTTAAATGGAGACACCTTCCTATCCCTCTTCACCCATTGTAGAGTGCTGGTGCTAGGGATTAATTTAAGTATATAATTATTTACAGAGAGAATACATAgataatccctgccccaaagaatttacaatctaagggtcagattctgatacccttactcacattAGGATATGCCTTACCCCACAAAAAGTTCCAAGGAAGTCAATTGTGAGGAAGGTGCTATATAGCAGTAGTAAGcctatttaaattgtaaattgGATATGGTATGACATACTAGAAGGGGAAATGATGCAGGGCAAGCTAATAAGGTTGCTTCCTTTATACTTTGGGTCACAGCACTATCAGCTTTTTAAATGTTATTATCCTACCTACATTAGAAGGGCAGCATGGGTGTAGGAGTCAGCATTGGAGAGAGCGTGGGAATAGGCGAGTTGTGAGGAGGAATATGAAGGAAAGGGAGGTTACATGGGATGCAGGATTTGGAAGGTATTTCAGGCATAGTGGAAGGCATAGCAATTAAATCTTTCCTGAAATCATAAGCTATTTAGAGCAAGGTgatcccaccccacctctgcccatGGTGAAAtcaaagatcccatggcacttttccaATATGCATATAAAGGATAATCTAGGTCAACATTTCCCCTGCTCTCTCTTTTAGGAGAACTGCTTCTAACATCTACTGCTATGTGTGCTGCTGCTTAATGCACAACACTTGCTACATTTGTCTACACTGTTAGTGAGTTGCTAGCATTTAGTTTACAATGTTGTGCATTGAGTTACCTGGAATATGAAAGACCTCATATATAAAACAAATTCTATTCAACTCTGACTCACCCCTGGAAATACAGCTTCACTTTCAGGAACTGTCACTTTCATTCTGTTGACAAATATCCTAGCAACATAGAGGGGGAGAGAGATCTCTGGGAAGTTGGCTAAGTGCCTTGAGCAACCTCTGACCATCAACCTGCTGATTTTTACGACTACATCTTTGCTGTGTAGTGATGGGTCTGACCATTCTAATTCTCCCAGGGATCTGGATGTTCTCTGAACAGCTAAATGAAACATTTGCTCAGTCATCATTTTGTGGTTATAAAAACACTTGTGCGCAGACAGCTGGGGTTGCTGGGAGAATGCCTTAATTTTGAAGAACAGCACTTCCAATAGAACAGTGACTCTTTCTACCATGCAGGTGTGCTGGGAAATGGAGCATGCCCCTATTATGAGAAACAAACAGCAGATAGACAGCCCTATACAGGTAGAGAGAACAGAGAATAGACCCAGGTGAATCCTACAAAAATGTTCGATAAATATACCTTCAAATTTATCAACAAACGTGCTTCAACTATGTTAACAGGAGgaattttcaaatgcacctaagTGAGGTAGAATcacaagtcctattgactttcaatgggacttgtacCCCTAAGTTAATTGAAAGTCCCATCCAGCAACTTTCTCTATTTATTTTCGATGAATATTCTAGCAAATGAATGCACAGATAGGAATGTTCGCAGAAACTGTGAATTTCCAAGGAATACTGCAGGATATTCATGGAAAGCAAATTTTAAATGCATGCTCTGTAACTTCCTTCTCAGAATTATCTTCATCCAGGCAGGAAATGGAAGCGTACAATGTGGCTTATGTGTCTGATCaaaataacacatttttttaatacGCTCAATGAGCTGCTCACAAAGAATCTACAGGCTGAGAATTATCTGCAGAAAGTATTTAGTGAGTAATTTCAAGTAATGAATAAATTCAAGAAAATCATTATCAGATCACAGACGAGTCATGAACCAAGTAAGAAGAGGTCAGATCCATTCATTAAATGAATTGGTACCATTACAATGTACTTATCTAGTGGTAGTGGAGAGACATTTTGCTATATAGTAAATGGCATGCGGTATGTGCTCAGAAACtgatttttataaatatattatgGTGAGAATGAGAAGTGGGTAAGCTACTCAGAGCGCTTATTTACCATCATTTTATGGGTTTTGTACATAATCATCCTTTAACACATTGCCCTTCACCACAAAACAAACACCAAACATCTTTTCCCATACCACATTACCCGGAAGGGCAGGAGAAACAGCCTAGTGATGAAGGATAGGACTCTGCAATTGTTGCTCACATTGTGAGTATCTCGCCTGATTAGATGCTTCTCAGTGTGAGTTAGGATAGCTGAGTCAGGCTTCATATGCTGTTTGTAAGATAAAACAAAGGGAAATTTGCCACTGGGATACCCTGGAGCTATACAAAACCAGTCCCCCAGTCCATCTTTAAGGAGGCACTAGGATTCAGCCCCTGAGGTCTCTCTAATGAATACACCCCAGCTAATCACTATacctctttttaattttaaagcttTAGGGAACAACTCTACCGGGACCTGGTGGCAATGAAACTATATTTGTACAAAGAGAGAGTGAAAGGAGTCCGTTTCACCCCTTTAATAAATATTTAGGTTTTAAATGAATGCATGAACTCAAACATATGCTCCAATCACATAGCGTGATTCAGAGCATTTAATGGATGCAGGAAGTATTTACTGTACATGAGGGTGTTTGGACAAGGTTTAAGAAAAGGGCATGGCACGGGGAAGTTTGTGTCTgttaatatttagtcctgccatgagtgcaggggactggatttgatgacctcttgaggcccttccagtcctatgattctatgattctatgtttaatGGAGCTTGAATGGGTTCTCAGCTCTGACCTGTTCCATTGTTTCATCAACAGACCTGAGCCTTGTCCTGAAGGGAATGTCTTCATCTGATGGGTTAAGAAATATAGTTTCCACATTCTCTCAATTCTAGGCTCCTGtcctgcaaaacacacacacatagactcctctctctctgctcctctacCTCATCCTCCCTTAGACAAAGTATTCTACAATGATGGGCACAAATATTATAGATGTTACTGTTGTATTTGTAACCAGAACTGTAGCCTATTTTTATAAGGGTCATCCTAAAAGGACCGCCCTACCTCCTCCCATGTTGTGCAGGGAACTTATCTGTTCTCATATCATTTCTCAGTAGACACTTCAGATTAAGGTGTGTTTCTGAAAGGCTTCGCTAAGCAAGCCAAGGGTGCTTAAAATAGCACAGATGTCAGAATTGGACCCCACCCATCTTTGTTTAAGGGAGAGAGAGACTATATAAAAAAGATTTCAAGCTAAATATTGGAGCTGGCCTCATTTACCAAAGGCCTCATCCTTTCCAAAGCTGGCATCATAAATATCTCAAGGACAGAGTTTGTATCTCACACCAAAGtgaaaaggaggaagaaaaaacagAGAGAATCTGCAATTTGGTATTTATCAATCTCTTTTTTTACTATGCCTCCTTCTGCATGTCTCTAGTTCTCTATCTCTCTGtctatttattatattatttttctttctatCTATTCATATGCActttacatatatacacacacaccaacaGTTGTCTTTCTTATGCATGTATCAGCTTCATCTTTATACATTTCTTACTTTTTTCTCTTAgtcactgggggggaggggggaggtgacGGGAACATGGTGTTTTCAAGACACTGCACCTGATTCTAATCTCCACTATActtgtgtaaatccagagttacCCCAATGGATTAAATGGAATTACTCTGAGATTTGCCCCCAGTGTAATGAAGATCAGCATCTAGCCAAGTCACACTAGGGTTGAGTTTGGCCTGTTGTGTATCAGAGTTAGCCATGTGATTCACATTAATGTTAATTAGAGTCCACGGAGAAATCCTCATTCATCATGCTGACAAAGTTCCTTTCCCTGGGCTGTtccatctttctttctttagtATCCAATTACTCCATTTTACCCCTTTCCTGCCATTATTATTTTAGCGCTGCAGCTATTTTCCTCCTATTCAGTCCATCATTGGTTCAGCATGTCACTGAGACTAGAATATAAAAGTGTCATCTAGGAAGCTCCAGTGTGACTGCACAGCAACTTGTCGCTGAGCTGCCTCTGAAGGGTGCTATTGCTGTTCGTTCATTCACTCCTGTCTACCCTCTTTCGAGC includes the following:
- the FAM216B gene encoding protein FAM216B isoform X1 produces the protein MRAKHLHKKKTRQTELWFWFFSSTGLDPEFIPGWVRMGENWKRNPGPRHSPKVSCIQVPPSAQDTYLLKDLKRGQKCYLYSIMRVYDSKPLREMLSHQYMLNLQRQNLLGHITEHEVQFYTSFLDQAEEREPRKVSARNSASLKSSVGRTQP
- the FAM216B gene encoding protein FAM216B isoform X2; this encodes MGENWKRNPGPRHSPKVSCIQVPPSAQDTYLLKDLKRGQKCYLYSIMRVYDSKPLREMLSHQYMLNLQRQNLLGHITEHEVQFYTSFLDQAEEREPRKVSARNSASLKSSVGRTQP